One Phyllopteryx taeniolatus isolate TA_2022b chromosome 3, UOR_Ptae_1.2, whole genome shotgun sequence genomic window, CTAAGTCATAATATTTGAAGAACAAAGTCGAAATGTTATGGgaataaattcaaatttttggaGAAACAAGAGAAAAGgtcgtaatattacgagaaaaagtCTTACTTCTACCGGAATCGtgctttcaagaaaaaagtcgtAAAGTTACGAGAATGACATGAGGGCGAAAGTTGCTTCTGATGCAAAACTGGATGTATTTCTGTTGTGTGTCTAGGAGGTGGAGACAGAGCAGTATTACGCTTTCTTCCTGGAGACGCTGAAGTCGCGAGGCTACGACGGCTACTTTTGCCCCAAGTCCCGAGCCAAGCTGGTTTCGGAGCAGGAGAGGAAGCACGTGGACGGCTGTGCGGTCTTCTTCAAGACGGACAAGTGAGCATCCCACCCGCCCCACGTCGTCGCCCCCCAGGTTTTAgcatatttgattgtttttgtttagttgaaatgttttatgtGCGCAGGTTTACTTTGGTCCAGAAACACACGGTGGAGTTCAACCAGGTGGCCATGGCCAACTCTGAGGGCTCCGAGGTGATGCTCAACAGGGTCATGACCAAGGATAACATTGGCGTGGCCGTGCTGCTAGAGGTCAACAAGGACCTGTTCTCCGGTGGTAAGGACCGTTGCTACTTTGTTGTAGTCAACCATGCTGTCAACATCCAAGGTTAAAGCAGATGATTAACATAAATGTACATGATCACTTTTTTGCAAGTAGAGCAAGACGCACAACAGTGTCAAGAATGAAGCTGACcgttgttactttgttttaatgaaccgaGAGGCTGACCACCAAGTTTTAAGTAGACAATTAACACTTAAAGTGCAAACCTCAATtcgaatgaagttgggatgtaaaaatgtaaataaaaacaaaatacaatgatgtgcaaatccttttcaacctatattcaattggatacactacaaagataagatgcTTATTGCTCAAACTGAttaacgttgttgttttttgttgcaaatgttCTCTCATGTTGAATTGGATAGGAGagaggcaacaaaagactgggaaagttgaggaatgctcaataAACACCTGaatggaacattccacaggtgaacaggctaattggaggCAGGTGAGTGtcgtgattgggtataaaaggaacaaaaaaataaagtttctcaatttacaattgcaatgaatttagggatttcatcatctactgtgcatttcatcatcaaaagattctaagaatctggagaaatctgcACATtggcggcaaggccgaaaaccaacattaaatgacCCATGACCTTGGATCCCTTTGACAGCAGTGCATTCAAAACCGGCATCTTTGTGTAATGAGgccatgtgggctcaggaacccGTCGGAAAACCGTTCTCaagttaacacagttcgtcgctacatctacaaaagCAAATTAACACTCTaacatgcaaagtgaaagccgTATGTCAACATCACCGAGAaatgctgccggcttctctggacctgAGCTCAtttgagatggactgacacaaagtggaaaagtgtgctgtggtctgacaagtccacatttgaaattgtttttggaaatcatggacatcgtgtcctccaggaTTGTTATCGGCGCAAAGTTTaaaagctagcatctgtgatggtatgggggtttGTTCGTgctcatggcatgggtaacttgcacatctgtgaagtcatcattaatactgaaaggtacacacaggttttggagcaaaatatgctgccatccaagcaacgtctttttcagggacgttcctgcttatttcagcaagacaatgccaagctaCATTCTGGACGTTATACTGTAACAtcatggcttcatagtaaaagagtgcgagtacgaGACtgacctgccagcagtccagacctgtctcccaatgaaaatgtatggctcattatgaagcacaaaatatgacCGACCGTTATTTTGTTGTAATAAACCACGTACTGACCTTCAGAAATCGAACTTTTTAAGCAGAtgattgacaaaaacagtataTTTGATCTTTTGGGTGAAGCGCTAGGACTCAAAATCAATATTAAGAATTAAGCAAACTTGTTACCgtgttttattgaacaaagtTGCCGAAAACCTTCAAGAATCTGTGTTCTGCAAATGAGGAAcaataaaagtatattttaagtTTCTGGAGATGAAGAGGAAAGTCACATAGCATCGTCATGAATAAAGCTGACCTttcttactttgtttttaatataccaAGTTGCCGACTTTGGCTGAAGAGTTTGATGTACTCTGCTTTCAGACGCGAATGCGGTTCCAGAGAGGGCGCTGGTGCTGGTGGCCAATGCCCACATGCACTGGGACCCTGAGTACTCGGACGTGAAGCTGATCCAGACCGTCATGTTCCTGTCGGAGCTCAAGAGCATCGCAGAGAGGGCGGCAGGCGAGTCGGGCGCATCCTCCATCCCCATCGTGTTGTGCGCCGACCTCAACTCGCTGCCCGACTCAGGTGTCAACACCGTTGTGCTGAATCGAGCCTTGTTTCTGAGctactttttcttcctctcaGAAAGAAGCTTGTTAAGTAAagatttattgattttgacatttttttcaaattgactgTGCATAAATTGCACAAAGTCATTATGATTCAGTGACTCGTTTGGTCAGTAACATATTTGCCAATtttttgatcattgttttccaaagtgaaggcaaatgtttacaaatgttatttgtttttattttattttgattaaacacaaataatcagtctgctttcgtGAAGGActgcagaaatctgagaatatacACTGCTGAGAGACTCAAATTCCGGGGATTTGGGCAATTTTAAGTCAAACAATGTCTTTAAACGATAACTAATTGAAAtagtcgattaatttgataatcgattagatGTCGAATAATTGATACGTTTTTGTTCCTTTAGTTGCATGTTTTCCAGAAAAGATTGTAAAGttttaacagtaaagacatatttttgagaaaaagtaaTATTGAGAGGGGGGGAAAGTCATAACAGTTACCAGAATATTATAAGAAAGAAGACGTGTATTTTTCACAGAATAAGACATAAACTTACAAAGAgtagtttaatttttttgagaGAGGAGTtgtaaaatgaagagaataaagatgtgtacatttgtatttttagatGAATATTGTACGATTATCTGTCTGATACAACACGTTTTGCGGTAAACTGTGTGTGCAAGTTGCCAATGTACTTTGGTGGTGGTGCAGGCGTGGTGGAGTACCTGAGCAACGGCGGGGTGGCCGACAACCACAAAGATTTCAAGGAGCTGCGCTACAACGAGTGCCTCAGCAACTTCAGCTGCAGCAACGGCggcaacagcagcaacagcaacagcagtGGCAGCGTCACGCACAGCTTCCAGCTCAAGAGCGCCTATGACAGCCACGTGATGCCTTACACCAACTACACATACGACTTCAAGGTAACGCACCCGCGCCTAGTTCCCAGATAGTCTCAATTCGCGTACATGGCGCACCATTTGGAATTAGacataaacatacaaaaatgtaaaactggAAATATACGTCCTGCTACTTTAAAGGATAACAGGTTTGCTTTTGCTTTCGCTTTTTGCTacacttattccaaaataaGTTCAAAGTTAGTCTACTTTAAAGTAATCTTAATTTACCGTAAATAAAgtgattaaatttaaaaagtcGTGTTTTCgagatttttttcatgatttacaATGAATTAGTAcgattatttttaataacaaaaacaacataatgatgataataataataataattaattaggtAACTAAAATGATTAACTGAAATAGTGAACaagtatatattataatataattaaattaaatacatttattaaaataattctattatcttttcatatttttaaatttttaattatattatgaACAGagcttaatttatttttacactcgtGACAGTTTTACTTCAAAGttgcattattttgtttatttttattaatcctTGAAATATATCAGTGACAATTTTAACAATAATGATTGTAATTGTACAGGGCTAACTTAATTAATCcaaattgaaaaacatgttaTAATATGAACTAAAAAAGTTCAATTAAAGGTTCCATATTTGAGCAAACCCACGTTTTCCAGTATTTGGGATCTTATAGTCTCCATGGTGCCTCATTAAACATGTGAAGAATAAATTACagttgtccacgcattcctgagttgcaGGCATTTTTCTGCTAagaagcctgaaatcaggtcatgaatttctcaagcttatctctgtcactagcgaagatctccgcctacctttCCACTCCCGAGCCAACGCTGTCGTCATAACAAACGCGTGTGCTCTCACAGGTGGGTCTGctccacggaggcaaccaatcagaggaaagggggcgtcCATTCTCCATTCTCTTCGTTTGACTTTGAAACTGGCCACGTTTTGGGAAGCCAGCACGTAGTGTACATTGAGTGGCCTGTGTCATTTTTCTGTCGGCCAACAAAAACACTATGCATGCATTACATTGAGGTCCATAGCAACCATTCAGCCACTTGTTAAGCTGTTAAACTCCTGAGAAAATTGTTCAgagtcagcccactagtttgagagTCAAAGTTTATGCTTGCCACTGAGTCACATGACCGAATCATGTACGCTGATTCGGCGAATGAGAACTCTGGAATTTCTCGTTTCTCTCCACCTCCTGTGCCGTTCATGcacctgtttgtttgttttttgtttttttaaatttcatccaATATTTATGTTGtagtacaaatataaaaatatagaaattcaGGCTGTCAAAgtgaaacacctcaccagggaggggtcctttcggcttagctccttctttaccacaacggatcaatacaaagtccacatcactgcagatgctgcaccgatccgcctgttgatctcccgttccattcttccctcactcgtgaacaagaccccaagatatttgaactcctccacttggggcaggatctcatccccgacctggagagggcactccacccttttccaactaaggaccatggtctcagatttagaggtgctgattctcatctcacccgcttcacactctgctgtgaaccgcttcagtgagagttggagaccccaagatacttgaactcctccacttgggaacacatccatccatccatccatccattttctgagccgcttctcctcactagggtcgtgggcgtgctggagcctatcccagctatcatcgggcaggatgcggggtacaccctgaactggttgccagccaatcgcagggcacatacaaacaaacaagtcacagtcacacctacgggcaatttagagtcttcaattaatgcatgtttttgggatgtgggaggaaaccggagtgcccgtagaaaacccacacaggcacggggagaacatgcaaactccacacaggcgaggccggggattgaaccggctcacgctctaaccagtcgcccttGGGAACACAGTGTAcaataaatgtaaacaattaacAACTGTATACGAGTTAACATTTAGAATGTTGcttaaaagttttgttttttgaatgaccatggaacagattatttgGACTTCAATTATTTCCtgtggggggtaaaaaaatgcaatgtgcCCTCATTATTCCTGATTCTTGTTTGGTTTTTAGGGTGTGATTGACTACATCTTCTTCTCGTGCACGCACATGAGCACGCTGGGCGTGCTGGGCCCGCTGGACGCCCACTGGTTGTCCGACAACAACATGACGGGCTGCCCGCACCCCCACGTGCCCTCGGACCACTTCTCCCTGCTGGCACAGTTGGAGCTGCGACCACTGCCACCCAACTCCCTCTCCTCTTCCGCCTCCACGGTACTACCACACCAGCTCAACGGCCTCCACCTGCCCCCTGTACACAGGTAGTGCTGCCtaaagaagtagaagaagagcccctttattttttaacacGCCCGCCCCCTCCTCACCTAAAGGACCCTGTACAGTTTCATATCAAGACATCTTCTTTTGGAAGTATTTGCCTTATGTTGcacactgaaaatgttttattttcatttttctcccATTCATAAAAGTTCAAAACCAAATGTTGCCACAGTGACctcaataacatttttttttaaaaacgtagtttttttaacaaacactgaaataatgttGTTTGTCTTCACCACATGAGACAAAGTGTACCTTTACAGACACAAAATCCTAGTTTTTAGAATGCTATTTTAGAATAAAACACTAAAGTCAGTGTACTTCGTCTACTGTGATGTTCACAATagtacaaaaacattacaactaAAGAAAACACTAATGTTAGCGTAAAAATGTGCAACAATGTTGTGAAATGTATGGTGGAtataaaaattctacacacctGTGGTCAAATGCTGggattttgtgatataaaaaaaataggaccaagataaataatttcaaaatacatttactccgtgtctttttccattattaatgtgacctataatctgtACAACTCGATTGAGGGGGAGGAAACTTATTTTCAAAAGGTGAAGCCTACTAGAATAGCAGTTTTAATCCGAGGCACTTTTAaatgtggcaggtgtgtgctgactcccaataacatgagtttgaatgtgattggttaatacTGAACACAGCCGCATACCAAGTTTGTAACTGTAACTAAGTAACTTTAAGTAATGTAAAAGTAAGTCATTGATTGTAATTTTAACTAGGTAACTAAAGTAAATAATATTGAACACAACCACATTCCCAGTTTGTAACTAAGTAACTGTTACCGACTGTAAAAAGTAACtaactactgtatgtaaaagTGGTTGTAACAAAAGTAAATTGGGAACAAATGTCAGGAaaggcctactagaacagctgaattTCAGTTGGGATTAATCAGAGTCACTTGaaatgatggcaggtgtgtgccgacttttatttaacatgagtttgaatgttataCACAGTTATaacagggtgtgcacacttgtgcaaccacattatttcagtttatttttacttcccctcttgaaaagatttcATCTGAGGTTGTAGGTCACGTTGTTGGTGCAAAAGGTTTTCtattgatttatcttggtctcttttttttatatcacaaaagccTGGCATTTCAACAGGGGCGTGTGgacattttatatccactgtaaaaaAAGTTATGGGAATAAAGatgtttttcaagaaaatactCACAAAGTTAAGATGTTCGTATTTATTGTGAGAGGTCATAAAATTACATGATtaagttctatttttttttttttttttacaataaagtgACAatataatgagaataaagtattttttatttccgcTAAAAATGCGCAATGGCAtgcaaataaaattgtattacaAATTGCAATATTACAAGACTGGAGTTGgattttttgatttaaaaaaattcaatgttacaaggaaaaaaaaaaggtgaaataatgcaaaaattATGTTAGAATAGATGTATTTTTTCCACAGAAAGTTGTACTGTTACACAAAGTtacgaaaataaagttgtaatattacaagaaaaagtcgtAAAATTTCCagaattaagtcataatttcaccaaaaaaaagtcgtaatattttggtggaaaaagttgtaacattacaaaaacaaagttgtaatattacaagaaaaagacgtaatattacaaaaataaatgcctaTTTTTTTCGAGTCCTAATCTTATTGCGAGTATGTTATTGATTCATATTCACTGTGGCCCTAATATACTTTAGTTCTCTTATTTCATGGCAGTCCCTGAATGTGTCATTGCAAGTTGCGTTGCTGTCATGTTAGGCCAAATATGAAGTATGAAGATGCATTCAAAGGCAGAACATTGGTTGGGATATTTCAAGgcccatattttaaaaataaaaaaccataGAACGTGAAAAGTCTTTGTGGCCTTTTaacttaatgttttattttattattattatttgttttatattatcaATAAAAACATCACTGCCACTTTGACAATGCCCAATTTTGGGAAGTATTTAACGTTTTTTCATGTAATTTCTTCAACAAGACACTGAAGATGCTCACATTTTACTATCTTGCTGGAGAAATAATTAAATGCAatccaacacacaaacattttacagcaagcatttttaatagaaaatatggaataaaaaataaatgtgactgCACACAGTCGATAAATTCTgtgtctgttgttttttttattagatttttgcatCGTTAAATggtcattacattttttaaatatagtttagTTATAGTACATTATATTTTCATctattaaatgattatttggggaaatttttatttatttaatgacaaTTTCATGATGCAGCACCGTCCATGAAGTAGGCGGGCGGGACCATTGATCtgatacacaaataaaaaggaaaaaaatcggAATATTATGGTTAAGTTATATGTATGTAATGATAGATGATTGTTTTGATACAACAACAATTTCGCCAGGAAGTTTGGCGCTACCTCTCGGACGGAATCTtgcgtcatttttttttcacccggaCCGGATCATCTCTGGTGTCCGCCAAGATGGCGACCTGCATGCATGCCGTATGGAAAGGTTAGCAATGTTTTGTATTCGcttcctttttaaaatttgaatctAATTGTTAGTGGCATTGATGTATTATAATAGCTTGAATTAGCacttttgagctaatagagGCTATGGTTGTTGGTATAAAAACGCTAAATGGTCGCAATACGCTGCTAGCAAGCCTGGTATTACCCTTTCTCTCGGACTCAGAAGCCATAGCTCAACTATATTTGGATTTGCTTCATTTTTACAACGTGAATATTGTTAATAATGACCCGCATTCATTGTAATAATTTATATTGGCACCTTTTTTCGGCTCTTCCGTTATTATTAACGCTAAATGTTCGCCGCAGCCTCTTTTGCAAACCTGTTTCTCTCGGACTCTATGGAAAGCTCAATATagtttgtactgtatttgctttCTTTTACTCTTGGTATTGTGATGTCTTTTGTGTTTGAACAATGTATGTGAGTACTTTTTTCTTGTCGACATTCGTTGgttaaaatggtaaatggttGCCGGAGCCTGACGGCAAGTATTATTTTTCTGGTAAAAAGtaatgtttgtatttacttCTTGTTTACAATGTAAATACAACGATTAGTGACATATATGTATTAAAATAAGTTATCGACACGCTCatcgtcgttgttgttttttaacctgTTAAATGGTGTATCCAGCTGTCCAGAGTGGGATAGATTGAACAGTATGTTTATAATTGTGGTGTTGTGTTCACCACGTTCAGTGTTTTTTCCCCTATTGATTCTTATTTCCTCATGTATTGCCAGCTGTTGCAGGTTGTCGGCGGCATCTCCTAAACGGCGGTGTTCCGGCCCTCCCTGCTTTTCCCTCCAGCAACATTCCCATCAGGACTTTTGCTGCTGTCAAGTGAGTTCACAAGGGACCATTTTGTCCCCTTTTCACTGTTaggaaacatacagtatagtgaacCTCCGTTTATCacaggggatatgttccagacccagcCGTGGTAGGTGAAAATCGGTTATATAGACAGACCATGTAAACCATTtaaccatgtttttttaaaaatagaatcaAGTGgcaggctggatctggcccccgggccttgagtttgaccccTGTGACatagaggattgaaattatggtacttAAGGACCCATGGTGCTacaaaaaagtatgaataataaacatcagtataaagaagcttaataaaactatggtatatacagtataaaaagtataaattaaaTGTGCAAATAGCAAAGATTAGGAGATGTGAAAAATAGTCAAAGTCTgagtacatttacatttacaaattagAAGGTAGTGTGGGGAGGTGTGCGCGTGAATGTGCAAGCGCATGTGTGTGGGGTTCAgcgttcaggtgggcagaggacaagAGAGGTAGAGCGGGTAGAGAGTTAAGCTTCCTGACaacctgatgaataaaactgtctttaagTCGGCTGGTCCTAGCCCGCAGACTCTGCGTTCTCCTCTCAGATGGCAGCAGACAAAAGAGGCTGTGAGATGGATGGGTGAcatcccccgctatgcggagggctttgcgggtgaggtgggtgctgtaaatgtcctgcagggaggaaagagaggttccaatgatcttctcagctgccctaaCTAGGtgatggagagtcttgcggcaggatgcggtgcaggctccgtaccacacagtgatgcagttggtaaGGACGCTCTCTATGGTCTCTCTGTAGAATGATCACATGATCGGGTTCGGGGCTTTGGCTCTTCTTAAgttgcgcaggaagtagagatgCCGGTGAACTTGGCCAGTGATAAGATGTTGCTTGTGCAGGAGAGGTCC contains:
- the cnot6l gene encoding CCR4-NOT transcription complex subunit 6-like isoform X1; this encodes MPKEKYDPPDPRRCYTIMSAEEAANGKKSQWAELEISGRVRSLSSSLWTLTHLTALHINDNNLMRIPPDIAKLPHLVYLNLSSNKLRSLPAELGNMVTLRELLLNNNLLRVLPYELGKLFQLQTLGLKGNPLSQDILNLYQEPDGTRKLLNYMLDNLAVHPEQLPERPWITLQERDQTVPTAAFTVMSYNVLCDKYATRQLYGYCPSWALSWEYRKKGIMEEINSCDADIVSLQEVETEQYYAFFLETLKSRGYDGYFCPKSRAKLVSEQERKHVDGCAVFFKTDKFTLVQKHTVEFNQVAMANSEGSEVMLNRVMTKDNIGVAVLLEVNKDLFSGDANAVPERALVLVANAHMHWDPEYSDVKLIQTVMFLSELKSIAERAAGESGASSIPIVLCADLNSLPDSGVVEYLSNGGVADNHKDFKELRYNECLSNFSCSNGGNSSNSNSSGSVTHSFQLKSAYDSHVMPYTNYTYDFKGVIDYIFFSCTHMSTLGVLGPLDAHWLSDNNMTGCPHPHVPSDHFSLLAQLELRPLPPNSLSSSASTVLPHQLNGLHLPPVHR
- the cnot6l gene encoding CCR4-NOT transcription complex subunit 6-like isoform X2, producing the protein MPKEKYDPPDPRRCYTIMSAEEAANGKKSQWAELEISGNPLSQDILNLYQEPDGTRKLLNYMLDNLAVHPEQLPERPWITLQERDQTVPTAAFTVMSYNVLCDKYATRQLYGYCPSWALSWEYRKKGIMEEINSCDADIVSLQEVETEQYYAFFLETLKSRGYDGYFCPKSRAKLVSEQERKHVDGCAVFFKTDKFTLVQKHTVEFNQVAMANSEGSEVMLNRVMTKDNIGVAVLLEVNKDLFSGDANAVPERALVLVANAHMHWDPEYSDVKLIQTVMFLSELKSIAERAAGESGASSIPIVLCADLNSLPDSGVVEYLSNGGVADNHKDFKELRYNECLSNFSCSNGGNSSNSNSSGSVTHSFQLKSAYDSHVMPYTNYTYDFKGVIDYIFFSCTHMSTLGVLGPLDAHWLSDNNMTGCPHPHVPSDHFSLLAQLELRPLPPNSLSSSASTVLPHQLNGLHLPPVHR